A single window of [Clostridium] hylemonae DSM 15053 DNA harbors:
- a CDS encoding FtsX-like permease family protein, which translates to MKKQREKIEGKWFSFIACLLAVTGAFLLPWADVGVKEYTLYGFFKAVYAAGGIAEYAPDGGNIYASYAVSYLALAAVLLAVVHEVLLLCSRRNRILNAGMYACTFIYFTGYTIFGGYDAGPALFAFVAVIGIEFLVVLYLEQSKEINENYRLMKKRERREREERIRRLHFPGRYPREFYAVIWDNFKYRWKNYVLFILSGVLSAAFLTAAIGMNYILHSVHSVEDIVLGTGLQQILIRAVGLILFLTIFLTAFVFSYYIKSRMSDYRMFTVLGIRSRTLSVIMAAEYAGSLLISFIAGVAAGTGILLYMRHLLIKKLGPDVTVSDISPVIFLFALAGYIIVLMIATAINYESYLRVRDSFAAVKDVVSEKIPGRFLIPAALLGLEFIRSSIFDYSDTSMWTVISFILGLYLVISYGKAFLMKCIDKSDRYYYRHLLEKIPFYYRFKKNCRYLVMLTAIHLLALGVFLIQLCGNLIAEPAEKLCPYDFVLMMHEGDEDTVADIEQKYGARADIVPMLRVTSPTGNSFDFMASLIMFAPPGQNAGISESTYRKLYEARRLPEPPALGLKDDEIYLVFQQDSSFKVRPIDVSAGAELANPYLKLGQPDGEGEYKQWKVKDYECQILTGMLQRGSQENLVVFSDDYFNGAYAKTEEGIKNLCLINVPEEHYKDVDRELETLREQHIGDESYDYDIRVFYGSRQTVRDIVSERYTKEVVYAFVILMLAACACFLTYIKFSFEADDICRRYGFYDSMGMHERGQMKTIKKEMWPFAAVPLFISTVTAAIFTYSVFRLRTYGSSQTMDYMKTGGTMAAVYLVIQTAWMAWLVFQMKRRIRKSRINVGRQEV; encoded by the coding sequence ATGAAAAAACAACGGGAAAAAATTGAGGGAAAATGGTTTTCCTTCATCGCCTGTCTTCTTGCGGTGACAGGCGCCTTTTTGCTGCCATGGGCCGATGTGGGAGTGAAAGAATATACATTGTACGGTTTTTTTAAGGCTGTTTATGCCGCGGGGGGAATTGCAGAGTATGCCCCGGACGGCGGAAATATATACGCGTCTTACGCAGTGTCTTATCTGGCGCTTGCAGCGGTCCTTCTTGCTGTGGTCCACGAAGTGCTTCTCCTTTGCAGCAGAAGAAACAGAATTTTAAATGCGGGAATGTACGCATGTACATTTATTTATTTTACCGGGTATACGATATTCGGGGGATATGACGCAGGTCCGGCTCTTTTTGCGTTTGTGGCCGTCATAGGGATAGAGTTTCTTGTTGTGCTGTATCTGGAGCAGAGTAAGGAGATCAATGAAAATTACCGCCTTATGAAAAAAAGAGAACGCAGGGAGCGGGAGGAGCGGATACGCCGTCTTCACTTTCCAGGCAGATATCCCCGGGAATTCTATGCTGTTATCTGGGACAATTTCAAATACAGATGGAAAAATTACGTGCTTTTTATCTTAAGCGGCGTGCTTTCCGCCGCGTTTCTGACCGCGGCGATAGGAATGAACTATATCCTTCACAGCGTTCATTCTGTAGAGGACATCGTTCTCGGGACCGGCCTGCAGCAGATCCTGATCCGGGCTGTCGGCCTTATCCTGTTTCTTACCATATTTCTCACAGCATTTGTGTTTTCTTACTATATCAAAAGCAGGATGTCTGATTACCGGATGTTTACGGTCCTCGGAATCCGGAGCAGGACTTTGTCCGTCATCATGGCGGCAGAATATGCGGGAAGCCTTCTCATTTCTTTCATCGCGGGAGTGGCCGCCGGCACAGGGATACTGCTGTATATGAGGCACCTTCTTATAAAAAAACTGGGACCGGATGTGACCGTATCAGATATCAGTCCTGTCATCTTTCTGTTTGCCCTGGCCGGCTATATCATTGTACTTATGATAGCCACTGCCATCAATTACGAGTCTTATCTCCGGGTGAGAGATTCTTTTGCGGCTGTGAAGGACGTGGTCAGTGAAAAGATTCCCGGAAGATTTCTTATTCCTGCCGCTCTGCTGGGACTTGAGTTCATCCGGTCCAGCATCTTTGACTATTCCGATACGAGTATGTGGACGGTGATCAGTTTTATATTGGGCCTGTACCTTGTGATATCTTACGGGAAGGCGTTTCTCATGAAGTGTATCGATAAGTCGGACAGGTATTACTACCGGCACTTACTGGAAAAAATCCCTTTCTATTACCGTTTTAAGAAAAACTGCAGATATCTCGTCATGCTCACTGCAATCCATCTCCTTGCGCTTGGAGTATTTCTCATACAGCTTTGCGGCAACCTGATCGCAGAGCCGGCTGAAAAGCTTTGTCCGTATGATTTTGTACTGATGATGCATGAGGGGGATGAGGATACGGTAGCTGATATAGAACAGAAATACGGCGCCAGAGCGGATATCGTCCCTATGCTTCGGGTTACGTCACCGACAGGCAACTCCTTTGATTTTATGGCGTCGCTCATTATGTTTGCCCCGCCGGGGCAGAACGCAGGCATTTCTGAGTCAACGTACCGAAAGCTCTATGAGGCGCGTAGGCTGCCTGAGCCGCCGGCGCTTGGTTTAAAAGACGACGAAATTTATCTTGTATTTCAGCAGGACAGCTCTTTTAAAGTACGGCCCATCGACGTATCGGCCGGGGCAGAGCTTGCGAACCCGTATCTGAAGCTTGGTCAGCCGGACGGAGAGGGTGAGTATAAGCAGTGGAAGGTAAAAGATTACGAGTGCCAGATTCTGACCGGAATGCTGCAGCGGGGATCCCAGGAAAATCTGGTCGTATTTTCCGACGATTATTTTAACGGCGCATATGCCAAAACAGAGGAAGGTATCAAAAATCTCTGTCTGATAAATGTACCAGAAGAACATTACAAGGATGTGGACCGGGAACTGGAGACGCTCCGTGAACAGCATATCGGCGATGAATCTTATGATTATGATATCCGCGTATTTTACGGGAGCCGGCAGACGGTCAGGGACATTGTCTCTGAGCGCTATACAAAAGAGGTAGTCTATGCGTTTGTCATCCTGATGCTCGCCGCATGTGCCTGCTTTCTGACTTATATCAAGTTCTCGTTTGAGGCGGACGATATTTGCCGCCGGTATGGGTTTTATGACAGCATGGGCATGCACGAGCGGGGACAGATGAAGACGATCAAAAAAGAAATGTGGCCCTTTGCGGCAGTGCCCCTTTTCATAAGCACTGTGACGGCGGCCATATTTACGTATTCTGTGTTCCGGCTTAGGACATACGGTTCCTCACAGACCATGGATTACATGAAGACAGGAGGGACGATGGCTGCCGTCTATCTCGTCATTCAGACGGCCTGGATGGCGTGGCTTGTATTCCAGATGAAGCGCAGGATCAGAAAAAGCAGGATAAATGTAGGGAGGCAGGAAGTGTAA